Proteins encoded in a region of the Zunongwangia endophytica genome:
- a CDS encoding UDP-N-acetylmuramoyl-tripeptide--D-alanyl-D-alanine ligase codes for MNIAKIHRRFLTSSGVSTDTRNIKPNSLFFALKGANFNGNQFAEEALLKGAEIAIVDEEIYAREQENYILVDDCLKALQELATFHRQFLGIPIIAITGSNGKTTTKELLNAVLSKKYHTVATSGNLNNHIGVPLTLLQMDQTTEVGIVEMGANHQGEIEFLTELTLPDYGYITNFGKAHLEGFGSIEGVIKGKSELYQHLIDHKKLLFLNLDDTIQKLHDSYSHIFTFGTSDDAAVTLDYNIHENKSEFASFNFNKTNFKSQLTGQYNAFNAAAALTIGLYFKVPFEDIESAIATYTPSNNRSQIQKTKNNTLLLDAYNANPTSMLSALKNFKELPTELTKVVVIGDMLELGQYTTEEHQSIADICKDLKFEKVYLIGAHFKESITPTSFKKFETTEAFKSFLSKEPISNSYILIKGSRGIALEKLTDVL; via the coding sequence ATGAATATAGCAAAAATACATCGCAGGTTCCTAACAAGTTCAGGAGTTAGCACCGACACTAGAAATATCAAACCTAACAGTCTATTTTTCGCATTAAAAGGCGCAAACTTTAATGGGAATCAATTTGCAGAAGAAGCTTTACTTAAAGGAGCTGAAATTGCTATTGTAGACGAAGAAATATATGCGAGAGAACAGGAGAATTATATTCTCGTTGATGACTGTCTAAAAGCATTACAGGAATTAGCTACTTTTCATAGGCAATTTTTGGGCATTCCAATAATAGCTATTACAGGAAGTAACGGAAAAACAACAACTAAAGAACTACTAAATGCCGTACTTTCTAAAAAATACCATACGGTAGCGACAAGTGGCAACCTGAATAATCATATTGGCGTTCCGCTTACATTGTTGCAGATGGATCAAACTACCGAAGTTGGTATCGTTGAAATGGGAGCCAATCATCAGGGAGAAATTGAATTTCTTACCGAACTTACTTTACCAGACTACGGATATATTACGAATTTCGGTAAAGCTCATTTAGAGGGTTTTGGAAGTATAGAAGGAGTCATTAAAGGTAAAAGCGAGTTATACCAACATCTGATCGATCATAAAAAGTTATTATTTTTGAATTTAGATGATACGATTCAAAAACTACATGATAGTTATTCCCATATTTTCACCTTCGGAACTAGCGACGACGCTGCTGTAACTCTCGATTACAACATTCATGAAAACAAATCTGAATTTGCTTCTTTCAATTTCAACAAAACTAACTTTAAAAGTCAGTTAACAGGGCAATACAATGCTTTTAACGCCGCAGCAGCCTTAACAATAGGCTTATACTTTAAAGTTCCGTTTGAGGATATTGAAAGCGCTATTGCGACTTATACACCAAGCAATAACAGATCCCAGATTCAAAAGACAAAAAACAACACGCTGTTACTTGATGCTTACAATGCGAATCCAACCAGCATGCTTTCGGCATTGAAAAACTTTAAAGAACTACCTACAGAGCTTACCAAAGTAGTAGTCATTGGTGACATGTTAGAATTAGGGCAATACACTACCGAGGAGCACCAATCTATTGCAGATATATGTAAAGATTTAAAGTTTGAAAAGGTATACTTAATTGGAGCTCATTTTAAAGAATCTATAACTCCTACTTCATTTAAGAAGTTTGAAACAACTGAAGCTTTTAAAAGCTTCCTTAGCAAAGAACCAATCTCTAATTCTTATATATTGATCAAAGGGTCACGAGGGATAGCGCTAGAGAAACTAACAGATGTTCTATAA
- a CDS encoding energy transducer TonB yields MAFLKTKHEKKSFTITIVLHVLLLAILFFFGFTYLDPPPESGIAVNFGTSEVGSGNDQPTKPIESAPKNTSPEVAPPEPEPVVEDQVVTQEVEEAPVIEEKKEIKKPVETEKPKVKPKKEEPAKKPDPKPDKSTTDAMSSILNGPERSGEASGGEGNDNAAGDKGSPDGDPNAKSYYGNGAGLDGDGNYRLGGRRALNKEKFVQDCNESGIVVVRIEVNRQGQVIAATPGIKGTTNNASCLTEPARKAAMATKFNSDADAPSRQVGTIVYNFKLSE; encoded by the coding sequence ATGGCTTTTTTAAAAACCAAACACGAGAAAAAATCATTCACGATAACCATAGTACTACATGTGCTATTGTTAGCTATTTTGTTCTTTTTTGGTTTTACATATCTTGATCCACCACCAGAGAGTGGTATTGCAGTAAATTTCGGAACTTCTGAAGTAGGATCAGGAAACGATCAGCCTACTAAGCCTATTGAATCTGCACCTAAAAATACGAGTCCAGAGGTTGCGCCTCCAGAACCAGAACCTGTAGTTGAAGATCAGGTCGTGACTCAGGAAGTAGAAGAAGCTCCAGTAATCGAAGAAAAAAAGGAAATTAAAAAGCCTGTTGAAACCGAGAAACCAAAGGTGAAGCCGAAGAAAGAAGAACCTGCTAAGAAACCAGATCCTAAGCCAGATAAATCTACTACCGATGCGATGAGTAGTATTTTAAACGGTCCTGAAAGAAGCGGAGAAGCGAGTGGGGGAGAAGGTAATGATAATGCCGCTGGAGATAAAGGTTCTCCTGATGGCGATCCTAATGCGAAAAGCTATTACGGTAATGGAGCAGGATTAGATGGTGACGGTAATTATCGATTAGGTGGTCGTCGAGCTTTAAATAAAGAAAAATTCGTTCAGGATTGTAATGAATCTGGAATTGTTGTGGTTCGTATCGAGGTAAATCGACAAGGCCAGGTTATTGCCGCAACTCCCGGAATAAAAGGAACAACAAATAACGCTTCCTGTTTAACAGAACCAGCACGAAAAGCAGCAATGGCTACTAAATTTAATAGTGACGCAGATGCGCCTTCGCGTCAGGTAGGAACCATAGTTTATAACTTCAAATTATCTGAATAA
- a CDS encoding ExbD/TolR family protein, whose protein sequence is MNLRGRNKVSPEFSMSSMTDIVFLLLIFFMLTSPVITPEALDLILPKAKGKTTNQQNVSVSITKELQVYINDERISNSALESTLRNKLAGIENPTIILRAEEGVPIEKAVNVMDIANRNRYKIVLAVKPE, encoded by the coding sequence ATGAATTTAAGAGGAAGAAATAAAGTAAGTCCGGAGTTTAGTATGAGCTCAATGACAGATATTGTATTTCTGTTATTGATCTTCTTTATGCTAACCTCTCCGGTGATTACTCCAGAAGCTTTGGATCTCATTCTTCCAAAAGCTAAAGGAAAGACCACAAACCAGCAGAATGTTTCAGTAAGTATTACTAAAGAACTGCAGGTGTATATAAACGATGAGCGAATTAGTAATTCAGCCTTAGAAAGTACTTTAAGAAATAAATTAGCTGGAATAGAAAATCCAACGATTATTTTGCGTGCTGAGGAAGGTGTGCCAATCGAAAAGGCGGTAAATGTAATGGATATCGCGAATCGAAATAGATATAAAATAGTACTAGCCGTTAAACCGGAATAA
- the gldJ gene encoding gliding motility lipoprotein GldJ — protein sequence MRKKTAFRALFTIALGVGLVGCNNSKNYKNSSRATGWDINSKDGGFQSNTDYDEQDPAPGLVFIEGGTFTMGQVQDDVMHDWNNTPTQQHVQSFYMDETEVTNRMYLEYLDWLKRVFPPSQENYRNIYYGAVPDTLVWRNRLGYNETMVNNYLRHPAYAEYPVVGVSWVQAAEFSKWRTDRVNERQLVETGYIAEETLYNSDAGSTFSTETYINAPSRVYGGNTEMTQSGKKSQKLVDNQSTDSLGNTSGGKQYVQRKDGILYPEYRLPTEAEWEYAALGLVGIRDYNNYRGRKKYPWDGRYTRSGDMRKQGDQLANFKQGSGDYGGIAGWSDDGADITAPVMSYEANDFGLYDMAGNVAEWVADVYRPIVDDEFNDFNYYRGNIYTENSINEDGSVQVVGSDDIKYDTLSTGRVVARNLPGEILQKPITEDDTYMRTNFSKSDNRDFRDGDKSSSRYYQPFQDIDNSSKRMYNSPDYDRVATGDTTQAKPKYDSKERTTLISDDVRVYKGGSWRDRAYWLDPSQRRYFPQDMATDYIGFRNAMSKVGSKSMDNIKRAKNN from the coding sequence ATGAGAAAGAAAACTGCTTTTAGAGCACTTTTTACCATCGCTTTGGGCGTTGGTCTAGTAGGATGTAACAATTCAAAAAATTACAAAAACAGCTCAAGAGCTACCGGATGGGATATTAATTCTAAAGACGGTGGATTTCAATCCAATACAGACTACGACGAACAAGATCCTGCTCCTGGATTAGTCTTTATCGAAGGAGGTACTTTCACAATGGGACAAGTACAGGATGATGTAATGCATGATTGGAATAATACTCCAACTCAGCAACACGTTCAGTCCTTTTATATGGATGAAACTGAAGTTACTAATCGCATGTACCTTGAGTACCTGGATTGGCTAAAGAGAGTATTCCCACCAAGTCAGGAAAACTATAGAAACATTTATTACGGAGCGGTTCCTGATACCTTAGTTTGGAGAAACCGTCTTGGATATAATGAAACGATGGTAAACAACTACCTGAGACATCCTGCCTATGCAGAGTATCCTGTAGTTGGAGTTAGTTGGGTACAAGCTGCCGAATTCAGTAAATGGAGAACTGACCGCGTTAACGAGAGACAACTAGTTGAAACTGGATATATTGCTGAGGAAACCTTATACAATAGTGACGCTGGTTCTACATTTAGTACAGAAACTTACATCAATGCACCAAGCAGAGTTTACGGAGGAAATACCGAAATGACGCAAAGTGGTAAGAAATCCCAGAAATTAGTAGATAATCAATCTACCGACAGCCTTGGCAACACTTCTGGCGGAAAACAATATGTGCAACGTAAAGATGGAATTCTATATCCAGAATATCGTCTTCCCACAGAAGCAGAATGGGAATATGCAGCTTTAGGTTTGGTTGGTATTCGTGATTATAATAACTATCGTGGTAGAAAAAAATATCCATGGGATGGCAGATATACCCGAAGTGGGGATATGAGAAAACAAGGAGATCAATTGGCTAACTTTAAGCAAGGTTCTGGTGATTACGGCGGTATCGCAGGATGGAGTGATGACGGTGCTGATATTACAGCTCCTGTTATGAGCTACGAAGCTAATGATTTTGGCCTTTACGATATGGCTGGAAATGTCGCAGAATGGGTTGCTGATGTTTACCGTCCCATAGTAGATGATGAGTTTAATGACTTCAATTACTATCGTGGAAACATTTATACTGAAAACAGTATCAATGAAGATGGTTCCGTCCAGGTAGTAGGAAGTGACGATATAAAATACGACACCCTTAGTACAGGTAGAGTTGTTGCAAGAAACCTACCAGGTGAAATTCTTCAAAAGCCAATAACTGAAGATGATACTTATATGAGAACTAACTTCTCTAAAAGCGATAACAGAGATTTTAGAGATGGCGATAAAAGTTCTAGTCGTTACTATCAACCTTTTCAGGATATCGACAATTCTTCTAAAAGGATGTATAATTCTCCAGACTACGACAGAGTAGCAACAGGAGACACAACACAGGCTAAACCAAAATACGACAGCAAGGAAAGAACTACCTTAATTAGTGATGATGTAAGAGTTTACAAAGGTGGTTCATGGAGAGACCGCGCTTACTGGTTAGATCCGTCACAAAGAAGATATTTCCCACAAGACATGGCTACCGATTACATCGGTTTTAGAAATGCAATGTCTAAAGTTGGATCAAAATCTATGGATAACATCAAAAGAGCTAAGAATAACTAA
- a CDS encoding bifunctional folylpolyglutamate synthase/dihydrofolate synthase — MTYQETVDWMFQQLPMYQRVGSSAFKKDLSNTLKLAAHLNHPEKDFKSVHVAGTNGKGSSSHMIASVLQEAGYKVGLYTSPHLKDYRERIRINGKYISEEAVIDFVKNNKSFLEAERLSFFEMSVGMAFWYFAEEKVDIAVIEVGMGGRLDSTNIITPEVSLITNIGKDHTQFLGTTLPEIAGEKAGIIKENIPVVISEKHPETEPVFRKTAKERNAVIIFAEERKADSDLQTDLLGSYQQKNIKGVYAVIQQLIQQGWKFSEEQIYSGLKQVVKNTNLRGRWDILQEQRPKVICDTAHNSDGLQYVFKQLSQESFKQLHFVLGVVSDKDLDEILPMFPNNAIYYFCKPDVPRGLEAEKLMQKSMEFGLKGEVFRSVSDAYRTALEKAAKEDLIFCGGSNFTVAEII, encoded by the coding sequence ATGACTTATCAAGAAACTGTTGATTGGATGTTTCAGCAGTTACCCATGTATCAACGTGTGGGAAGTTCAGCTTTCAAAAAAGATTTATCCAACACTTTAAAATTAGCAGCGCATCTTAATCATCCAGAGAAAGATTTTAAGAGCGTGCATGTTGCCGGTACTAACGGAAAAGGTTCAAGTAGCCACATGATAGCTTCGGTATTACAAGAAGCAGGTTATAAGGTTGGATTATATACTTCACCACATTTAAAAGATTACCGAGAGCGTATTCGAATTAACGGAAAGTACATTTCCGAAGAAGCGGTAATCGATTTTGTGAAAAATAATAAGTCTTTTTTAGAAGCCGAACGTTTGTCTTTTTTCGAGATGAGCGTGGGAATGGCATTTTGGTATTTTGCTGAAGAAAAAGTTGATATTGCGGTTATCGAAGTAGGAATGGGAGGTCGCTTAGATTCAACTAATATCATTACTCCTGAAGTTTCTTTGATAACAAATATTGGTAAAGATCACACGCAATTTTTAGGAACGACTTTACCTGAAATTGCCGGAGAAAAAGCTGGGATAATAAAGGAGAATATTCCTGTTGTTATTTCAGAAAAACATCCTGAAACAGAACCTGTATTCAGAAAAACAGCGAAAGAGAGAAATGCTGTAATTATTTTTGCTGAAGAAAGAAAAGCTGATTCAGATCTCCAAACTGACTTATTAGGAAGCTATCAGCAAAAGAACATTAAAGGAGTTTATGCAGTAATTCAGCAATTAATTCAGCAAGGTTGGAAATTTTCTGAAGAGCAAATTTACAGCGGTCTAAAACAGGTCGTAAAAAACACGAATCTTAGAGGAAGATGGGATATTCTTCAGGAACAGCGTCCAAAAGTAATTTGTGATACCGCACATAACAGCGACGGACTTCAATATGTATTCAAGCAATTATCTCAAGAAAGTTTTAAGCAATTGCATTTCGTTTTAGGAGTGGTTAGCGATAAAGATTTAGATGAAATATTACCAATGTTTCCTAATAATGCTATTTATTATTTTTGTAAACCAGATGTTCCGCGAGGTTTAGAAGCTGAAAAATTAATGCAGAAATCTATGGAATTTGGATTGAAGGGTGAGGTATTTAGAAGTGTTTCAGATGCTTATCGCACTGCTTTAGAAAAGGCTGCGAAAGAAGACCTGATCTTTTGTGGAGGCAGCAATTTTACAGTAGCTGAAATTATTTAA